The segment tctttcttccttcccctgacTGTATTCTCAAGATAGCACTAAGGATATGGGTGTAGGAGATTAGGATCAAGCAAAGGGGCCCCACTACAATAAGCACACAGGCAACAAAGATGACTATTTTGTTGAGCCATAAGTCTGCACAGGAGAGTTTTAGTACAGCGAGGAGTTCACAGAAGAAATGGTTGATTTCCCGAGGCCCACAGAAGGGCAGCCTAAGGAGGAGAAGCACGTGGACCAGTGCCAGGAGGGATCCAATTGCCCAGGATGTGATAGCCAGTGCAGTACACATTCTCCTACTCATAATGGTAGTATATCTGAGTGGATGGCAGATTGCCACATACCGATCATAGCTCATCATTACTAGCAAAAGACATTCAGTGTGGGCAAAAATCAAAAAGAAGCAGGTCTGTATTATGCAACCTGCAAAGGATATGGGCTTAGCTGGGTCAAGAAGATTTGTCAGAATCTGAGGGACTGTGGTGGAGGCATAAGAGATGTCAACAATGGCTAGTTGTGAGAGAAAGAAGTACATGGGAGTGTGGAGTTGGGAATTGAGACAAATCAGCCCCAGGATGACTCCATTTCCCAGCAGAGTGAAGGTGTAGAGTAGGAAGAAGAGTCCAAAGAGAATCAGGTGCATCTTAGGGCTAACAAGAAATCCCAGCAGAATGAAATCTGTCACTGTGGTCTGGTTGGTCTCCATAATTCtatgatgaaaacaaaaacattagaaaaagatattgaaatgtATAGTTTAATTCACTTCCACTCAGTCCAATGAAACAAATATCTGCTTatctttgttaatttttctttctttttgacccTGATGAACAGGGTAGAGAAATTAAGGCCAAAACCAGTAATATACACTTCTAATAATTCTCTAACTTGCTTTCCTATAAACAAATTTATAGACTATTTTGATCTGCTGTATAATTGTTGCCCTTCCCAAAGTCAAACTTTAAAAGTGGTCTGGTAATACAGGAAACTACTTATGTGTGCAGCTACATAAGGATATCGATTTTACTATGTAAAATGTTATAGTATAAGAAGAGGTCATATCTCCTGTGAGAAGACAGAGTGTCATATCACCTTAAGAAAGGAAATTATTCCAATTGTGGTTTTCCTCAGATTTTCATTGAGGTGGTGAATTATATCAAGCCTTTTAGAACCACTGGTCTGGctcagaggcagaaagaagtgAGGATTCGTTATTAATACCACCCACTAAATCTGAGTAGATCTGTCTCTAACTCCtggtcaaaaaacaaaataaaacaaaaaagcaaaaacgtCCCCACAATTTACTGTTCATCCTGTCCCTGTGAGTCCAAGGTTAATTTGAAATGGATGATTCTGTTACTATGGACTATAAATTGGTCAATATTCTTAAAACTCTAGGCTACTTTGATGACAAAAGTTCTCACGATTTTTCTACTAAAAGGTATCCAATAACTGCATCTAAGCAGATTTTCCTGACCCTTTATTTTCTCTCACTGGACAATTTCTCGGTCATTTCATAAGCTCTCACTTTgctaatataatttaaatatgttGAATATGAGAGAATCTAGTCATGTGCAAATTGTGAGATGTTGATACAGAACACAGTAGGAGAAAACATCATTTGTTGTTATCTAGTCATTGAACACTAAAAGAGAACCTATGTCAGAGAAGGctgcaaaagaaacaaaatcaatggCTGCCTAACTTCCATTACTTCTTTAGAAGAAAGGATGAAACATGTAGAAGTGCACCAAATACCAGGTCGTGATGTTTATGACATTATGAAAATTAACTTACAGAATTGCAATGTATTCTCCTTTAATGATAGTGAAACATGATGTGTCTGGGAACAAAGCAGTCTTTTTAACCTACTGGGATATATTTGACATCCTCAGTGAATATTCAAATACAATCCAActcaaaatgagagaatatatctGAGGGGATGGCAGATTGCCACATATCGGTATTAGCTCATTATTACCAGCAGAAGACATTCAGTGTGggcaaaaatcataaaaaaatcatACTTTTCTTTGTCATCAGCTTTAGTAGGACAGTAGtagttaaaataatatttgcatagAAAACTTTCAGACTAGTATTGCCttatatatgttgtctcatttgattcataTAACACTTCTGGAAGGTAAGTgatattattaatcccattttgcagatgcagaaattgaggctgaaagcAGCAATGTAGCctatccaggatcacataactaataagtgtctttGTCAGAATTCAAACAGGGAAGCCTCACTCCAGGTCCACCACTATCGATTACATTGTCTAGCTGGCTATATAAAAGACACTGTACATCACCTGCTGTTCTTTCTCCTTATCACTgaacaaagaaaattttactaGAATTCATTAGAAGAAGATTGATAGATTCAATGATTTTAGTGATTGGCACatattcaggaaaaaaatctaGACCCACTGATGacttaaatattttaattcatgTAAATAATAGAATCAGGAACCTGCTCTTAGAATTTGAATAAGGTGCtgaaattaaaattaagttaaaaattcAACATTTCAATCATATATCCAGATAATTGTTTGCCTCCAACACGTCTTTATGTCATGGAGGAGACCTTGGATTCAAAAAATCTGTGTCAGCCAATCACAAAAGCAGTCTGGCTGGTTCTCTGAAGCAGGAAAGACTTTGAGCACAGACTTGGTAATGGATTCTATACTCCTCATTCTCATACCATCACGGCTAAGTATGGAGAGTCTCGTTACAACATGGGCTGAAGTATGATACAATTTTTGGTCAGAGAAACTCTTAAGAACATTAAAATGAGCATGAAGTTGTTATGTATACCATAACAATGCTAATGATATAAAAATTCTTGAAATATTAAAGTTTTATAATGCTGCTTTTCACTTTATGTCATGGATTATGACATCTGACTGCAAATTATTGTTAACTAGAACAGTCTTCTAATCAATATTATAGAATACATATTTTCCAGAAAGTCAAAAAACTCAATTCAATGTCTTGGATACCTTGAGGATAGGCTTGCTTAAAGGACTACAGACATTCTTTTACAATATTATAAAAAGTGTGCAATGtaaaaattcataataaaataaacaaatgtaaCCATTCTGGTATTTGTTCTTCAAAAGACATGACAaaatccccttctttcctcatgCTATAATACAAAAATAGTCAATTTGCTGCTTTTACAGTTTTTAAGAAAACTGATAACTTATGTCCCATCCCATCATTACTATTAAAATGTCCAAGAAATATGTGTTAAGCATGGAAATCTTAGAAGTGGCAGACTGTTTTAAAAGTTTCCTCCCTAGCCACTTTTGCTGTACCTGTAAACATAGAAAATGATATTTATTGATATACTTTCCCATGTagtagaatgaaggaaaaacaggaCAACAATGTGAATGGACAGAGTGGCCAGTGATAAGACTGTTGAGAgctaagaaataaaagtcaagagaCTAAATGAAGTTATAAGATCTCTTCACATGTGCCTCTTTCGTATCAGAGCTCCGAGAGACAAAATACTTATATAACTATAACCACCTAACTACTTCTTGGATGCAATCATTTTAGTTTCATGTCTAATGTTCATAGTAGTTGCTATATACAAAGTGTTCATTAAGATGTTTTTACTCCCCTTACTTTTTTAGCTTTTATCACCAACCACATCACTTTCTTTGAAGTATACTTTCCTATGTGagggatgaagaaattaaagccaacTGCAATAAGGGAAACAAATGTCAAATTGCTGAGGGATTATAGATCGTGGAACTTCAGTAAAAAAGTCGTGAGATAGCAGGTTCCATTCCTCACATAGTATACTCGGTTTTCAAAAACATGAAATCCCCAGCCCagtaatttccttcattttagtAGAAAAAAAGTTAGAGGATAAATTCTCCCTCATCATCCTTAAATTAACATTTATGTTTATGATCCTTCTCCAAACTTCTGCTACATTAATTTTTAATGGATTGTCATATAGGAAAGGAGTACCTTTCGCAAGACTCCTCTAGAAGGTCAAAGTTAGGACCAATATGTGGAAATTTAAGAGGAGCAGATCTTAGGTTAAAGTAAGTAATTTCTGCTATTTTGAAAGTTCAAGCAGGACtcatatgaaatatttaaatagaaaCCAATGACTATTGGTAAAAGATGTTGTAGAAGAAATTATCTTACTGTATGGTAGTTTGGATTAGAATAACCCTCAGTCCTCTTCCTGCTCAAAGATCCAGAAATCTAAAATTAGGCAACAAAGAATGTTACTGTCTTCACTGAAATTCACTTTAGCTTTCTGGTAAAAATGTGATGTCAAGGATGAAGAACATTTCATATAGGTCATAAATACTCCTCTAAATTTGGTACCAATCACTGAGAAGTTAGCCTAtacttcctttccccttcagGTAGGACACTACTCACACAGCCTAGTGAGAAGAAAATCGATCTTATTTCATGAGTATAAATTGTAGCCCAAGAGACAGCCCAATTCACTGGATAGAGAGATGGCCTAAGAGTCTATGCAACCCAGATACAAGTCTCCACCTTTGACACAAATTGGTTCCATGTTCCTGGAGGATGCActtaaactgaagaaaataaaacagaggattgtttgtgttcattctttgttgctgaagaagaccatgccatcagagaaatgatgacatgacttgtacttgactttgttttgagtgacagaaggctgtgcaggtcaccagcctcacttctcctccagattcatcggaatccagtgaccagatattcatcaggatgattggagatgactcaggattcagtgggagaccttgggccctttaggccaagttcttagcaagtactcacttagggtgaggcaatgcccattcattggatAGACCTGTTTAAAAAGCAGCCAttgcatggcccctttaatgaggccaaaaaaaaaaagaaagtcatcaggctgggaggaaaacagaaacagatacCACTGATAATTACTCTAAaactaggagggtccagagaagcccttaggcaggggctcATTgacatcccagcttcagagtgaaGTATGTTttaggttttgggaaaggacaggacaggggaaaggaaaggagaaaggaaaggaaaggaaaggaaaagaaaggaaaggaaaggaaaaaggaaaggagaggagaggagaggagagaagaggagaggagaggagaggagaggagaggagaggagaggagaggagccagtaaaactcaagtcaactgggcatctatTGACCATCCagatttaccttcctttggagaggagaaggaagggtggggggaagcagacaggagaggaggagttaaATTACCCAGATAGCTCGGTCCCCATTCAGTCAGCTGCGTCTACTCACaatactcacaggattgtgttcgtccttcattgcggAAGagcaccatgccatcagagaaatgatgacatgacttgcacttgactttgttttgagtgagggagggctgtgcaaggtcaccagaggaaacaaggaaaaaaggTAGCTCTTCCGAAATTCTCAAAGAGAGATATttgtatgaatttttaaaaatcaaattaataaaagacacatacatacttacaacaacaacaacaacaacctgacAGTAATCTTGGGAACTCACTAAGAGGTATTTTAGATCTATTCCTAAAGACGTCCCTTACCAAGAAGTCCCTATAACACTGAAATCTGAGTAAACTATttctatttataaatatatgtgtaaacacatttgtaaa is part of the Notamacropus eugenii isolate mMacEug1 chromosome 3, mMacEug1.pri_v2, whole genome shotgun sequence genome and harbors:
- the LOC140531199 gene encoding olfactory receptor 2A1/2A42-like; this encodes METNQTTVTDFILLGFLVSPKMHLILFGLFFLLYTFTLLGNGVILGLICLNSQLHTPMYFFLSQLAIVDISYASTTVPQILTNLLDPAKPISFAGCIIQTCFFLIFAHTECLLLVMMSYDRYVAICHPLRYTTIMSRRMCTALAITSWAIGSLLALVHVLLLLRLPFCGPREINHFFCELLAVLKLSCADLWLNKIVIFVACVLIVVGPLCLILISYTHILSAILRIQSGEGRKKAFSTCSSHLCVVGLFFGSAIITYMAPNSRNSGEQQKILFLFYSFFNPTLNPLIYSLRNAEVKGALRSLLRKEILS